GGATAGAGCAGGAGGGGCAGGTAGTTGTTATGGCCCACTGCGGCTCCAGAGGGCTTGGACACCAGGTTGCAAGCGACTATCTAATGATCATGGAGAGGGCTATGAAGAAATACGGTGTAAACCCACCTGATAGAGAGCTTGCATCGGTTCCCTTCAACACCAAGGAGGCCCAGGACTATTTCCAGGCTATGGGGGCTGCGGCTAACTTTGCATTCACAAACAGGCAGTTGATAACCCACTGGGTTAGGGAGAGCTTTAGGCAGGTGTTCCACACAGATCCCGATAAACTCGATCTACAGATAATATATGATGTAGCCCATAACATAGCTAAAATAGAGGAGTACGAGATCGATGGTAAGAGGAGAAAGGTCGTTGTACATAGAAAAGGGGCAACAAGGGCATTCCCACCGGGACATCCAGAGATACCCAAGGAGCATCAGGAGACAGGCCAGGTTGTGCTGATACCGGGTAGCATGGGCTCTGGAAGCTTTGTTATGGTGGGTATACCTGAGAGCATAAGAACCTTCTACTCAGCACCACATGGTGCTGGGAGGTGGATGAGCAGATCAGGGGCTGTTAGGAGCTATCCAGCAAGCCAGGTTATAAATGAGCTGAGCAAGAGAGGCATATATGTAAGGGCCGTCGACGCAAGGATAGTGTCTGAGGAGGCTCCAGGAGCATATAAAGACGTTGATAAGGTAGCTCTGGTTGCTGATAGGGTTAAGATAGCTAAGCTAGTGGCTAGGCTAAGACCTATAGGTGTT
The Sulfolobales archaeon DNA segment above includes these coding regions:
- a CDS encoding RtcB family protein; its protein translation is MSIRLERGPDEYTWIIPKGARPGMRTDVVVFGDEFLIKKMKEDMTLIQGANVATLPGVVGKVYIMPDGHQGYGFPIGGVAAFDVDEGIISPGGVGYDINCGVRLMRTNLMEKDVRPKLKELVDTLFENIPSGVGAEGKIRVSIQDINNILATGVDWAIQKGFGWADDKYHIESRGFIDWANPDKVSKTAKDRGKEQLGTLGAGNHFLEVQVVDKIFDPSIAKKLGIEQEGQVVVMAHCGSRGLGHQVASDYLMIMERAMKKYGVNPPDRELASVPFNTKEAQDYFQAMGAAANFAFTNRQLITHWVRESFRQVFHTDPDKLDLQIIYDVAHNIAKIEEYEIDGKRRKVVVHRKGATRAFPPGHPEIPKEHQETGQVVLIPGSMGSGSFVMVGIPESIRTFYSAPHGAGRWMSRSGAVRSYPASQVINELSKRGIYVRAVDARIVSEEAPGAYKDVDKVALVADRVKIAKLVARLRPIGVAKG